Proteins encoded by one window of Paenibacillus sp. DCT19:
- a CDS encoding multicopper oxidase domain-containing protein has protein sequence MFSLIHVMKLSLVFVIFTATLAHCSSDAVKPDHHAEETATRISQEPVDPIIRREGTNVYIEMTAQVTDIEISKGVMYNAWTFNGTVPGPVLRVTEGDTLIFTLKNKDASMPHSMDFHAVHASPSSKFIDVMPGEKGTFTYPTSSPGVFMYHCGTQPVLAHIANGMYGMIIVEPKAGYPSDHLVDREYTLVQSEWYKEHDYDAFVNAEPNYVVFNGNDYSLKEHPLLARVGDTVRIYVSNAGPNKVSSFHVVGTIMDRVYVDGNPRNIQYGIQTVMLPASGGAVVEFTVTEEGDYPIVTHQFNHVAKGASAVLRVTKDGTDHGGPAMTH, from the coding sequence ATGTTCTCTTTAATCCATGTAATGAAATTGTCATTGGTATTTGTCATATTCACAGCTACCCTCGCCCACTGTAGTTCAGACGCAGTCAAGCCTGATCATCATGCTGAAGAGACGGCAACTCGAATCAGTCAAGAGCCTGTCGATCCCATTATTCGGCGAGAAGGGACGAACGTGTACATTGAGATGACTGCTCAAGTCACCGATATCGAAATTTCCAAAGGCGTTATGTACAATGCCTGGACATTCAATGGAACCGTGCCTGGTCCCGTCCTACGAGTAACCGAAGGAGATACACTGATTTTCACATTGAAAAATAAAGATGCCAGCATGCCACATTCTATGGACTTTCATGCCGTGCATGCTTCCCCGAGCAGCAAATTTATTGATGTCATGCCCGGAGAGAAAGGGACATTCACCTATCCTACATCCTCGCCTGGTGTATTCATGTATCACTGCGGAACACAACCGGTGCTTGCTCATATCGCCAATGGCATGTATGGCATGATTATTGTTGAACCCAAAGCGGGATATCCTTCTGATCATCTGGTGGATCGGGAATATACCCTGGTTCAGAGTGAGTGGTACAAAGAGCATGACTATGATGCTTTTGTGAATGCAGAACCTAACTATGTCGTATTTAATGGCAATGACTATAGCTTAAAAGAACATCCATTATTAGCCCGAGTTGGTGATACGGTTCGAATTTATGTGAGCAATGCTGGGCCGAATAAAGTCTCATCCTTCCATGTTGTCGGTACCATTATGGATCGTGTGTATGTAGATGGCAATCCACGTAATATTCAGTACGGCATACAGACCGTTATGCTACCCGCAAGCGGAGGTGCTGTCGTCGAATTCACGGTAACCGAAGAAGGCGATTATCCTATTGTAACGCACCAGTTCAACCATGTTGCCAAAGGAGCGTCTGCAGTTCTTCGTGTAACGAAGGATGGCACAGATCATGGTGGGCCAGCGATGACACATTAA
- a CDS encoding Crp/Fnr family transcriptional regulator, translating to MICTHENQDACFSKVSLFQHLDPADSELLLSLLHSRQYNKGDYIVQEGERSDTLYVVHQGCVKLSKYTENGKEHIVRFLFPGDFFGQDSLLHQKPHPANAEVLESSSICSMNKRDFDQLLEHDPKLAYHFLLAVSELLRDTDEWNISLSALTTEQKIAKLLLYFHSRNHAQHEIRLPVFKKDMALLLGITPETLSRKLTVMQTQGLLQVTGNCILILQLEQLKEKLTH from the coding sequence ATGATATGTACACATGAAAATCAGGATGCCTGTTTCTCCAAAGTATCCCTGTTCCAGCATCTTGACCCGGCAGATTCCGAATTGCTGCTCTCACTCCTTCACTCTCGGCAATATAACAAGGGAGATTATATCGTTCAGGAAGGTGAGCGTTCAGATACGCTTTATGTGGTTCATCAGGGTTGTGTGAAGCTATCTAAATATACGGAGAATGGCAAGGAGCATATTGTTCGTTTCCTTTTTCCCGGAGATTTCTTCGGACAAGATTCCTTGCTTCATCAGAAGCCTCATCCTGCAAATGCTGAGGTTCTGGAGTCCTCTTCCATCTGCTCTATGAACAAACGTGACTTTGATCAATTGCTTGAGCATGATCCAAAGCTTGCATATCATTTTCTGCTTGCCGTCTCTGAGCTGCTGCGTGATACAGATGAATGGAACATTTCCCTTAGCGCTCTGACAACGGAACAGAAGATCGCCAAGCTGCTGTTGTATTTTCACAGCCGAAATCATGCACAACATGAAATTCGTTTGCCCGTCTTCAAAAAGGATATGGCACTGCTGCTCGGAATTACGCCCGAGACGCTTAGTCGTAAGCTCACCGTTATGCAGACACAAGGGCTTTTGCAGGTTACAGGTAACTGCATCCTTATTCTTCAATTAGAACAACTCAAGGAGAAGCTAACTCACTGA
- a CDS encoding YlbF family regulator: MSTNTVVKLDKQLIMHKMQELCSLLLQDEGYKEMRDMIDEFAADEQATTQYERFMEKHQALEEKERQNIELLESEIKVYEEEERALYDNPLIRRFIYAQREFSQLHQQISNYFTKSVELNRLPESKELGKEACGCGGSCSGH; encoded by the coding sequence ATGAGTACAAATACCGTTGTAAAATTAGATAAACAGCTTATTATGCACAAAATGCAGGAGCTATGCTCCCTTCTATTGCAGGACGAAGGCTATAAAGAAATGCGTGACATGATTGATGAGTTTGCAGCGGATGAACAAGCGACAACCCAATATGAACGTTTTATGGAGAAGCATCAAGCATTGGAAGAGAAAGAGCGGCAAAATATCGAATTGTTGGAGTCCGAAATTAAGGTGTATGAAGAGGAAGAACGCGCACTATATGATAACCCTCTCATTCGTCGATTTATCTATGCACAGCGTGAGTTCAGCCAATTGCACCAGCAGATCAGCAACTATTTTACAAAGTCTGTTGAATTGAACCGCTTGCCTGAATCAAAAGAACTTGGCAAAGAAGCTTGTGGCTGCGGCGGAAGCTGCTCTGGTCACTAA
- a CDS encoding Crp/Fnr family transcriptional regulator, with the protein MTRVNKDNAAEFLQQFPIFQDLSPEELKQVEDIAISRSINKKAVIFSEGSEKEAVFFIRTGIVKAYKTDENGHEQIVSFLKTGDMFPHTGFFNAHPYPATAVAITPTSLLAIPVRHFERLMLSTPSIAIKIMRVLGDKIRELQDKLQVLSGQDVRNRVLSFLLMLAEQHGQEQGDKIIINLPMTHQEFANSIGTTRETANRLLNQLAKDEFLEVDRSRIIIHNLQALKEQRDA; encoded by the coding sequence ATGACCAGGGTAAACAAAGATAATGCAGCTGAATTTCTGCAGCAATTTCCTATTTTTCAGGATCTGAGCCCCGAAGAGTTAAAACAGGTTGAAGATATCGCCATATCACGGAGCATCAACAAAAAGGCAGTGATCTTTAGTGAAGGCAGTGAAAAAGAAGCTGTATTCTTCATCCGTACCGGCATTGTCAAAGCTTACAAAACAGATGAGAACGGACATGAACAGATCGTATCCTTCCTCAAAACAGGTGATATGTTTCCACATACCGGATTCTTCAACGCGCATCCCTATCCCGCTACCGCTGTTGCGATCACGCCGACAAGTCTACTCGCGATTCCCGTCAGACATTTTGAACGGCTCATGCTAAGTACACCTTCAATTGCCATCAAAATCATGCGTGTACTAGGCGACAAAATACGTGAATTACAAGACAAATTACAAGTGCTTTCCGGTCAGGACGTACGTAATCGTGTGCTCTCCTTTCTTCTCATGCTTGCGGAGCAGCATGGTCAGGAGCAAGGGGATAAGATCATCATCAATCTGCCCATGACACACCAGGAGTTCGCCAATTCCATCGGAACGACAAGAGAGACAGCCAATCGACTGCTAAACCAGCTTGCAAAAGATGAGTTTCTTGAAGTTGATCGCAGCCGCATCATCATTCACAATCTGCAAGCTTTAAAAGAACAGCGAGACGCTTGA
- a CDS encoding YwiC-like family protein, translated as MKNNGGTNANPIVIPHEHGGWAMVSVPFLVGVAASSPQWLHVPLFFAWLGLYLTAYPLLQSLKRNANRQRLYKWAGIYGTIALVCLIPAVIGQSSLLWFGPMLVGLLLVNIWHVRHKAERTLTNDLCAMMVFSLGGAAAYLIGSGEWDYGMAIVVLFSFLHFTGSTFFVKSVFRERSNPRWIRLSRLVHVVLLFIPAAVGYPWMGLAYVYSAVRAFRYAGKTMRPMKVGIIEIIGAVQFLLWFILL; from the coding sequence TTGAAAAACAATGGAGGTACAAACGCAAATCCAATCGTTATTCCCCATGAACATGGTGGATGGGCGATGGTCAGCGTACCTTTTCTCGTTGGTGTGGCGGCAAGCAGTCCCCAGTGGCTTCATGTGCCGCTGTTCTTTGCCTGGCTTGGCTTGTATCTAACCGCCTATCCTTTGCTGCAATCGCTCAAACGAAACGCGAATCGGCAGCGCTTATATAAATGGGCCGGCATATACGGTACGATCGCCCTAGTATGTCTCATTCCGGCTGTGATTGGTCAATCATCGCTGTTATGGTTTGGCCCCATGTTGGTTGGGTTGCTCTTGGTTAACATCTGGCATGTGAGACATAAGGCCGAGAGGACACTGACCAATGATCTATGTGCAATGATGGTCTTCTCCCTTGGCGGAGCGGCAGCTTATCTGATTGGCAGCGGTGAATGGGACTATGGAATGGCCATCGTTGTGTTATTTTCCTTTTTACATTTTACAGGAAGTACGTTCTTTGTGAAATCCGTCTTTCGGGAACGTAGCAATCCGCGCTGGATCAGGTTGTCACGTCTTGTCCATGTTGTACTGCTCTTCATTCCGGCTGCAGTTGGGTATCCATGGATGGGGCTGGCCTATGTCTATTCCGCTGTGCGAGCATTTCGATATGCAGGTAAAACAATGCGTCCTATGAAGGTGGGAATTATCGAAATTATTGGAGCGGTACAGTTCCTGCTCTGGTTCATCCTGCTGTAA
- a CDS encoding SMI1/KNR4 family protein, with the protein MYIVSQAMKPITAEELNLFEEQHKISLPSSYRRWLEQYGEGTYTGWMNIQRPDRDVLAPFVEYDFWIHTEDTPISQRQLQECVSIGSSVDGDFLAVHPQVEGLLWFPRHDEHITVWACEDAEFGELLDRIYCGYYQQDKPLTPHYYEPWNELRHHTFYHVENGEQGDSLYEVAQRCKKEFKWDVVMENEHTCMLFMASIGGYLRFNYAYGREVAMFYEETGDSGGGRDHELHLFLIAHHCRPVHIGGVEE; encoded by the coding sequence ATGTATATCGTATCTCAGGCAATGAAGCCCATAACGGCTGAAGAACTGAACCTTTTTGAAGAACAACATAAAATCTCATTACCTTCATCCTATCGTAGATGGCTCGAGCAGTACGGGGAGGGCACTTACACTGGCTGGATGAATATACAGCGGCCCGATCGAGATGTGCTAGCTCCTTTTGTTGAATATGACTTCTGGATTCATACGGAGGATACACCAATTAGTCAGCGTCAATTACAGGAATGTGTGAGTATCGGAAGTTCAGTGGATGGAGACTTCTTGGCGGTACACCCTCAGGTCGAGGGATTGCTCTGGTTTCCGCGCCATGATGAACATATTACTGTATGGGCTTGTGAGGATGCGGAATTTGGTGAACTGCTAGATCGAATATACTGTGGATATTATCAACAAGACAAGCCGTTAACTCCACATTATTATGAACCGTGGAATGAATTACGACACCACACATTTTATCATGTTGAGAATGGTGAGCAAGGTGATTCCTTATATGAGGTGGCTCAACGCTGTAAAAAGGAATTTAAGTGGGATGTTGTGATGGAGAATGAGCATACCTGTATGTTATTTATGGCATCAATAGGCGGTTATCTGCGTTTTAATTATGCCTACGGTAGAGAAGTCGCCATGTTCTACGAAGAAACAGGTGATTCAGGTGGAGGTAGGGATCACGAGCTGCATTTGTTCTTAATCGCACATCATTGTCGCCCTGTACATATCGGTGGAGTGGAGGAATGA
- a CDS encoding leucine-rich repeat domain-containing protein has protein sequence MIAVSLYTDPRETAYNQLIDELIEKTDRFLIVDREYALDDTPERVAQVLDQLEPYLIEVFTMDEAMVRERSMHNSKINSHAMYSSGSYYIYSCTPESGQVLKQEATRFGDWSYPSLPDDLCFLKEDGSDYFYTVAHEGMYGMGITEEEASGLMERIPGLFFKLQRHEQFDCFLDDAIQHQTDRLNITGYLLSEIPDRIRELKQLKELEVFEQHVSELPQAFFELTALEKLTIMTADLKGIPQDIGKLTQLKELTIYGGSAYHVEPGWKPKPKRELELKHIPAEIGELTELVSLNIGYSGIRELPPELAKLKKLKWLNITNSLIEGTPDVVSQMHWVEHVCLSEHSLGLSVEALLDEEKIE, from the coding sequence ATGATAGCTGTATCTTTATATACCGATCCAAGAGAAACTGCCTATAATCAGCTTATTGATGAATTAATAGAGAAGACGGATCGCTTCTTAATCGTGGATCGAGAATATGCATTAGATGATACACCTGAACGGGTTGCTCAAGTTTTAGATCAATTGGAGCCCTATCTAATCGAAGTTTTCACAATGGATGAGGCGATGGTAAGAGAGCGATCTATGCATAATAGTAAGATAAACAGTCATGCGATGTACTCCAGCGGCAGTTATTACATATATTCATGCACTCCAGAGTCTGGGCAAGTGCTTAAGCAAGAGGCTACTCGATTTGGGGATTGGTCGTACCCCTCATTACCAGATGATCTCTGTTTTCTAAAGGAAGATGGCAGCGATTACTTCTATACCGTGGCACATGAAGGAATGTATGGCATGGGAATTACGGAGGAAGAAGCGAGCGGGTTAATGGAGCGCATTCCCGGCTTATTTTTCAAATTACAACGGCATGAGCAGTTTGATTGCTTCCTTGATGATGCCATCCAACACCAGACAGATCGTCTCAATATAACGGGCTATCTATTGTCTGAAATTCCAGATCGCATTCGCGAGCTCAAGCAATTGAAGGAACTTGAAGTTTTTGAGCAACATGTGAGTGAGCTTCCCCAGGCTTTCTTCGAATTGACCGCATTGGAGAAGTTGACCATTATGACAGCCGATCTGAAGGGGATCCCGCAAGATATTGGGAAGCTTACTCAGCTCAAGGAGCTTACGATTTATGGTGGCAGTGCGTATCATGTCGAACCTGGATGGAAACCCAAGCCTAAGCGGGAACTGGAGCTAAAACATATCCCTGCTGAGATTGGTGAACTGACAGAGTTAGTGAGCTTGAATATAGGTTACTCAGGAATTCGGGAGTTGCCTCCAGAGCTAGCGAAATTGAAGAAACTGAAGTGGCTAAATATCACTAATAGTCTGATTGAAGGAACTCCTGATGTGGTGTCTCAGATGCACTGGGTAGAACATGTTTGCTTGAGTGAACATTCTCTCGGTCTCAGTGTAGAAGCCCTGCTGGATGAGGAAAAAATAGAGTAA
- a CDS encoding ZIP family metal transporter, which produces MWTALMWGGISASAVVIGALAALFMKIPKRVIGWIMAFGTGTLIGAATFELLGDALNDGGILPTAIGFTAGALVYTLFDLLISSKGGSDRKRSSKKDSSQQSGLGIFAGTVMDAIPESIMLGASLLAGKGVSVVLVVSIFVSNIPEGLSSTAGLKNSKYSKGKILLMWVGVLLISALAALGGYLFLEQLPKEMGAAIGAFAGGGIIAMLCSTMMPEAFEEGGPVVGLIASMGLLVSLLLDI; this is translated from the coding sequence ATGTGGACGGCATTGATGTGGGGCGGTATCTCCGCCTCAGCGGTTGTGATCGGTGCGCTTGCAGCACTATTTATGAAGATTCCGAAAAGGGTCATCGGCTGGATTATGGCTTTCGGGACAGGAACACTCATTGGTGCTGCTACGTTTGAGCTTCTTGGAGATGCATTGAACGATGGAGGCATACTGCCAACAGCTATCGGTTTTACCGCCGGAGCCTTGGTATATACACTGTTTGATCTGCTCATCTCGTCCAAAGGTGGTTCAGATCGGAAACGTTCCAGCAAGAAAGATTCAAGCCAGCAAAGCGGGCTCGGGATATTCGCAGGCACGGTGATGGATGCGATTCCTGAGTCGATCATGCTGGGTGCCAGTTTGCTGGCAGGTAAAGGTGTCAGTGTGGTGCTGGTCGTATCCATCTTTGTCAGCAATATTCCTGAGGGCTTATCCAGTACAGCAGGACTGAAGAACAGCAAGTATAGCAAAGGCAAAATTCTGTTGATGTGGGTCGGTGTATTGCTAATCTCTGCACTTGCCGCTTTGGGCGGGTATCTGTTTCTAGAACAGCTTCCGAAGGAGATGGGAGCAGCGATTGGTGCTTTTGCCGGAGGAGGTATTATAGCCATGCTCTGCTCAACGATGATGCCTGAGGCTTTTGAAGAAGGAGGTCCTGTAGTGGGGTTGATCGCATCGATGGGATTGCTTGTATCCTTGCTGCTGGACATTTAG
- the narI gene encoding respiratory nitrate reductase subunit gamma: protein MLWGALPYMVIVFCITATIWRYVTNPFSWTSKSSEMLEKRMLRWGSLLFHIGIFAVICGHIAGLLVPIEFYHWIGLSDEAYHMGAVFGGLPAGIIAFAGLVILLVRRYTARRVRATSSVGDWVALAMLIIVIVTGILATSANAVNHSGFDYRTTINPWIRGLLVFQPDPTLMQTVPMNFKVHILLTFVLYSVFPFTRLVHMLSMPLGYLKRSYVLYRRRDGAVYPNQEQQKERAM from the coding sequence ATGTTATGGGGTGCTCTCCCGTATATGGTCATTGTGTTTTGTATCACGGCGACCATCTGGAGATATGTAACCAATCCGTTTAGCTGGACATCGAAATCAAGTGAGATGCTGGAGAAACGTATGCTGCGATGGGGAAGTTTACTCTTCCACATCGGTATTTTCGCCGTCATCTGCGGACATATTGCTGGACTGCTTGTGCCGATTGAATTCTATCATTGGATCGGTCTAAGTGACGAAGCGTATCATATGGGCGCTGTGTTTGGAGGATTACCGGCTGGTATTATTGCATTTGCCGGTTTGGTTATTTTGTTGGTGCGCCGGTACACGGCTCGCAGAGTGCGGGCAACAAGCAGCGTCGGGGATTGGGTGGCATTGGCTATGTTGATCATTGTCATTGTGACCGGGATTCTGGCAACATCGGCTAATGCGGTAAACCATAGTGGATTCGATTATCGTACAACGATTAATCCATGGATTCGTGGTCTGCTCGTATTCCAGCCTGACCCGACTCTGATGCAGACGGTACCAATGAATTTCAAAGTACACATCCTGCTCACATTTGTTCTGTACAGCGTATTTCCATTTACACGTCTGGTTCACATGCTCAGTATGCCTCTGGGATACCTGAAACGGAGTTATGTCCTGTATCGCAGAAGAGATGGAGCAGTGTATCCGAATCAGGAACAACAAAAGGAAAGGGCGATGTAA
- a CDS encoding SMI1/KNR4 family protein, whose translation MKSDIHSRIDQLMDALHQLLDVKVVDEEINELYQQYKQIDCTSKESLAAFEADFDIKLPADFRAFYERKNGSGYGFHVLYPGDEEEQRSIPFYLMSLDEIRETKRFFCEVDEKLEEHYSEEEIRKLDPEIKPFLFHKQWIPFATMAGGSLYIMLDFDPTEQGKYGQIIMYVHDPDFVYYLNESFEELLEASNRNLSLKDEIDY comes from the coding sequence TTGAAATCAGATATACACTCCAGGATCGATCAACTAATGGACGCTTTGCATCAATTGTTGGATGTTAAAGTGGTGGATGAAGAGATTAATGAATTGTACCAACAGTATAAACAGATCGATTGTACCTCCAAGGAGAGTTTGGCGGCGTTTGAAGCGGATTTTGATATTAAGTTGCCAGCGGATTTTCGTGCTTTTTACGAACGTAAAAATGGCAGTGGTTACGGATTTCATGTGTTGTACCCTGGGGATGAAGAGGAGCAACGGAGTATTCCATTCTATCTGATGTCCTTGGATGAAATTCGTGAGACCAAACGATTCTTTTGTGAAGTGGATGAAAAGCTAGAAGAGCATTATTCTGAGGAAGAGATTCGCAAGCTCGATCCCGAGATTAAACCATTTTTATTCCATAAGCAGTGGATACCTTTTGCAACGATGGCAGGTGGTTCGCTGTATATCATGCTGGATTTTGATCCAACAGAGCAGGGCAAGTATGGGCAAATTATTATGTATGTGCATGATCCGGATTTTGTCTATTATCTTAACGAATCATTCGAAGAACTACTTGAAGCATCCAATCGAAATCTCAGTTTGAAGGATGAAATCGATTATTGA
- a CDS encoding cupin domain-containing protein produces the protein MLATSNMDYTSPNTEFTYDVNQNLLFKKDERNYINSLSIEQLNTLGNTSLLDIFLSTGNVVEPHIHQNATELVYCISGAAVVSLINPFTNELLNFPITPGQVANVPQGWWHYEIATVDDTHLLAIFDAPVPEAIFGSDILRLTPPSVLAHTYCLDEAQVQATLAPIQKTVFIGPPADCVTGVSTSPNAVCKPNNQANNQPHVNAQPYVQLQTSLHAEHSYGDAVNPAYEHLPNASYMLPTSNYTPYTMQRQLIGNGWRY, from the coding sequence ATGTTGGCAACCTCGAATATGGATTACACGTCACCGAATACTGAATTCACCTATGATGTGAATCAAAATTTACTATTTAAGAAAGACGAACGAAATTATATCAATTCCCTCTCTATCGAACAGCTCAATACCCTAGGCAATACCTCATTGTTGGACATTTTTCTCAGCACTGGAAACGTAGTAGAGCCTCATATTCATCAGAATGCAACTGAACTGGTCTATTGTATTAGTGGTGCAGCTGTTGTCTCACTAATCAATCCTTTTACGAACGAATTGTTGAATTTTCCGATTACTCCCGGTCAAGTGGCGAATGTACCACAAGGCTGGTGGCATTACGAAATTGCTACTGTAGATGATACTCACTTACTGGCGATTTTTGATGCACCTGTGCCTGAAGCTATTTTTGGTTCAGATATTCTGCGCCTTACGCCTCCTAGTGTACTTGCTCATACCTATTGTCTGGATGAGGCGCAAGTCCAAGCTACCTTGGCTCCAATCCAGAAGACCGTGTTTATTGGCCCACCCGCGGATTGCGTGACAGGTGTCTCCACCTCTCCTAACGCTGTATGCAAACCGAATAACCAAGCAAACAACCAGCCCCATGTAAATGCCCAGCCTTATGTCCAATTACAGACTTCACTTCACGCAGAGCATTCGTATGGAGATGCCGTGAATCCAGCTTATGAACATTTGCCCAACGCGTCTTACATGTTGCCGACTTCAAACTATACGCCATATACGATGCAGCGGCAGTTGATTGGTAATGGTTGGAGGTACTGA
- the narJ gene encoding nitrate reductase molybdenum cofactor assembly chaperone — protein MTIDINPEPIVKQVYDTDTRRMVCKLISYLLQYPDTEWREGLQGVQEAVLSISEEEVKQIVLTFIRDAQAVDAIGWQDAYVRAFDFDKKSNLYLTYALHGDERDRGPALIDLKRRYEAAGFYMEASELPDYLPMVLEFIAEAPEKDAIGVLSTCHKALVTMTESIAGQNSPYGSLLTLMLQVMPESSVSDVPEPSKEEQKQPLGGLNEIVELMRRGNR, from the coding sequence ATGACGATCGATATTAATCCAGAACCTATCGTAAAGCAGGTGTATGACACGGATACAAGACGAATGGTCTGTAAACTGATCTCTTATTTGCTGCAATATCCGGATACCGAGTGGAGAGAAGGATTACAAGGAGTACAAGAAGCCGTTCTTTCGATCTCTGAAGAAGAAGTGAAGCAGATCGTGTTAACCTTTATCAGAGATGCACAGGCTGTAGATGCCATTGGATGGCAGGATGCCTACGTACGTGCGTTTGACTTTGACAAAAAATCTAATCTCTATCTCACCTATGCGTTGCATGGTGATGAGCGGGATCGCGGGCCAGCACTGATTGATTTGAAGCGCAGATATGAAGCGGCTGGTTTCTATATGGAAGCCAGCGAGCTGCCGGATTATTTACCGATGGTGCTTGAATTCATTGCCGAGGCTCCGGAGAAAGATGCCATTGGAGTTCTGAGTACCTGCCATAAAGCACTGGTCACAATGACCGAAAGTATTGCAGGACAAAACAGTCCATACGGGTCGCTCCTCACGCTGATGTTACAGGTGATGCCCGAGTCGTCTGTTTCGGACGTACCTGAACCAAGCAAAGAAGAACAGAAACAACCGCTTGGCGGTCTGAACGAGATCGTTGAGCTGATGAGGAGGGGCAATCGGTGA